One window of Xanthomonas sp. 10-10 genomic DNA carries:
- a CDS encoding PhoPQ-activated protein PqaA family protein, which yields MRLMTHYGIALLALVAGPALASTAAERCATAPEVGFDQALVCYRDAVEQQPLVYTKGAISRIAGVERREYLLTSQTWSPEGLVTPATWQHDVAMYVPADALQTRALLISTNGTRHPPAGSAAQPANELSPEALAALAQRSRTVVIALSDIPNQALQYQGDATARREDDSVAYSWSLFLQSPQQRKTMPLHVPMTAAIARTMSLAERELAPLQIHRFILAGASKRGWASWHATIADPRVDAVAPFVIDTLNMPAVLDHMYRAYGGNWPIAFNAYAKQGITAQLQTPAFAQLVQVQDPLSYLRTPQRKRLMVPKYIVNASGDDFFLPDNTQLFYDALPGSKALRMVPNSAHNGIRASVVDSLVPFVARLQQQRALPKVSDTLRTGDAATIRFRSSERPTQVRLWSATNPQARDFRYACGIRYRATPVVLARGNTVSVPVQTPEVGWSAYFVEATYADGFVATSQTYVLGKQQYPSSAPPTDNAACSTLPGMATRAAAR from the coding sequence ATGCGCCTGATGACACATTACGGGATTGCACTGCTGGCCTTGGTCGCAGGGCCGGCGCTGGCGTCCACCGCTGCCGAGCGCTGCGCCACGGCGCCGGAGGTCGGGTTCGATCAGGCCCTGGTCTGCTATCGCGATGCAGTGGAACAGCAGCCGCTGGTCTACACGAAAGGCGCCATCAGCCGGATCGCCGGGGTCGAGCGGCGCGAGTACCTGCTGACCTCGCAAACATGGTCGCCTGAAGGACTGGTCACCCCGGCCACCTGGCAGCATGACGTGGCGATGTATGTGCCCGCCGATGCACTGCAGACACGTGCGTTGCTGATCTCCACCAACGGCACGCGTCACCCGCCCGCAGGGAGTGCGGCGCAGCCAGCCAACGAGCTGTCGCCCGAAGCGCTGGCGGCGCTGGCGCAACGCAGCCGCACCGTGGTCATCGCGCTGAGCGATATTCCCAATCAGGCGTTGCAGTATCAGGGCGATGCCACCGCGCGTCGCGAGGACGATAGCGTGGCCTACAGCTGGTCGCTGTTTCTGCAATCGCCGCAGCAACGCAAGACCATGCCACTGCATGTGCCGATGACGGCGGCGATCGCGCGCACCATGAGCCTGGCCGAGCGCGAGCTGGCACCGCTACAGATCCATCGCTTCATTCTTGCCGGTGCGTCCAAACGGGGCTGGGCCAGCTGGCACGCCACCATCGCCGACCCACGCGTCGATGCAGTGGCGCCGTTCGTGATCGATACCCTCAACATGCCGGCCGTGCTGGACCATATGTACCGGGCATACGGCGGCAACTGGCCGATTGCATTCAACGCCTATGCCAAACAGGGAATTACTGCGCAACTGCAGACCCCGGCGTTTGCGCAACTGGTGCAAGTGCAAGATCCGCTGAGTTATCTGCGCACGCCGCAGCGCAAGCGCCTGATGGTGCCCAAGTACATCGTCAACGCCAGCGGCGATGATTTTTTCCTGCCGGACAACACGCAGTTGTTCTATGACGCGTTGCCCGGCAGCAAAGCCTTGCGCATGGTGCCCAACAGCGCGCACAACGGCATCCGCGCGTCGGTCGTCGACAGCCTCGTACCTTTCGTTGCACGGCTGCAGCAGCAGCGCGCGCTGCCAAAAGTCAGCGACACCTTGCGCACAGGCGACGCCGCCACGATACGTTTCCGTTCGTCGGAACGACCAACGCAAGTGCGGCTATGGTCGGCCACCAATCCGCAGGCGCGCGACTTCCGCTACGCCTGCGGCATCCGCTATCGCGCCACCCCGGTCGTGCTTGCACGCGGCAACACCGTCTCGGTGCCGGTGCAGACTCCAGAGGTCGGTTGGAGCGCCTATTTCGTTGAAGCCACCTATGCGGATGGATTCGTCGCCACCAGCCAGACCTACGTGCTCGGCAAGCAGCAATATCCTTCCAGCGCGCCGCCCACCGACAACGCCGCCTGCAGCACGTTACCCGGCATGGCCACTCGCGCCGCTGCGCGTTGA
- a CDS encoding glucokinase family protein, which produces MAATSRSAHVSAMPVVPVAAGFIAADVGGTHVRLGHVVQTEDAIALAHYRTYRCAEYVSLEAILADFLPQAGRVETVVIASAGVALDDGSFISNNLPWSISPTRLRATLKLRNVHLVNDFEAVAYAAPQMEPRALLQLSGPTPRHARSAGPILVVGPGTGLGAAVWIDAKPRPIVLATEAGQVALASTHAHEHQLLRILLRDRHYLPLEHVLSGPGLLRLYAAVCALHGLPQRHQQPAAITHAALHEDDPLARKTLHVFCALLGHAVGDMALAYGAAGGIYLAGGILPTIGNFLASSAFGARFLDKGNMRGVLERIPVKLVEHGQLGVLGAANWYLHHHADMS; this is translated from the coding sequence GTGGCTGCGACTTCGCGTTCTGCTCACGTTTCTGCCATGCCCGTTGTTCCTGTCGCCGCCGGCTTCATCGCTGCCGATGTCGGCGGTACGCATGTGCGTCTTGGTCATGTAGTGCAGACAGAGGACGCCATCGCGCTGGCGCATTACCGCACCTATCGCTGCGCCGAGTACGTCAGCCTTGAAGCCATCCTGGCCGACTTCCTGCCGCAGGCCGGCCGTGTCGAGACGGTCGTCATTGCCAGCGCCGGCGTTGCGCTGGACGACGGCAGCTTCATCAGCAACAACCTGCCCTGGAGCATCTCACCCACCCGCCTGCGCGCCACGCTGAAGCTGCGCAACGTGCATCTGGTCAACGACTTCGAAGCGGTTGCCTACGCAGCGCCGCAGATGGAGCCGCGCGCGCTGCTGCAACTGAGCGGGCCTACGCCGCGGCATGCGCGTAGCGCCGGGCCGATTCTGGTGGTCGGCCCAGGCACCGGATTGGGAGCTGCGGTGTGGATCGATGCCAAGCCCCGCCCCATCGTACTGGCGACCGAAGCCGGCCAGGTGGCACTGGCCAGCACTCACGCGCACGAACATCAGCTGCTGCGCATTCTGCTGCGCGACCGGCACTACCTGCCGCTGGAGCACGTGTTGTCCGGGCCTGGGTTATTGCGGCTGTATGCCGCGGTGTGCGCGCTGCACGGCTTGCCGCAACGCCACCAGCAGCCTGCGGCAATCACGCACGCGGCATTGCATGAAGACGACCCACTGGCGCGCAAAACGCTGCATGTGTTCTGCGCCCTGCTCGGCCACGCAGTCGGCGACATGGCGCTGGCCTACGGCGCCGCTGGCGGCATCTATCTGGCCGGCGGCATCCTGCCGACGATCGGAAACTTTCTGGCGTCCAGCGCATTCGGTGCGCGCTTTCTGGACAAGGGCAATATGCGCGGGGTGCTCGAACGCATCCCGGTCAAGCTGGTCGAGCACGGGCAGCTGGGCGTGCTCGGTGCGGCCAACTGGTATCTGCACCACCACGCTGACATGTCGTAA
- a CDS encoding TonB-dependent receptor encodes MKDSTKLLCSAIALSLAVTAQAQDSAGQQATELDAVQVVGIRASLEKSLDTKRNNAGISEAITAEDIGKFPSTNVAEALSQIPGVTLDRRFGQGERVSIDGTDPSLNLSFLDGHPVAQAIWLYGEQPSRGFDYTLLAPQILGRAEILKSSEARLTEGSLGGTVLMHTRQPLDLEANEIAGSIGYSYSDQASKGKPNAALLYSWKNPAETLGIAVSAQHYEERVDRRGMEVFGYAPASTFANAAGTVPADADVPNSINAAWFQQDRERDSAVVNLQLKPSDALEFNLSGLYINENFDNYNQSMYSFLTWNAGTVAAVDQLGDVRNGVVTSGHSGANADPLGGTVIYDNNVRESKVTTKGLDLRGAFAGDGWGLKGQVGQSKSENKDLSQYFIEPFYNGGFRWDTRRGIQFDDPAAARNPANWGSAGGWFGNNGIFSTQSKDTYGQLDLDLQFDGVFNQLLLGVRHGKHEERFELNVYGGVTPGTLADVGTIGLTDLQDFYPDHGRHVQAGRNNVLNWIRNSPVDYNAPDPASYLNNSWALQQTNNAAYAQLNFSGGGLRGNLGVRYVDSKTEGSGFVYSGTPSLANVDSLWQTRTRKEDFLLPSLTLSYDTSQDWVFRFAAAKVIAWAPYNQMVNNTFLNDTTLTGSGGNAELSPYESWNFNLSAEYYFAQQSVVAWSVFYKRIDNYIDTSASVERQYNALRDTAPQSWAQLLGSNGCTADGYCDYSVQRPRNAGDGKVKGFNIAFQQPFGDSGFGLTANYTYANGENNTGDALPYQSRNSVAFSPYFEKGPLNARLTYNWRDSYLAGGYVAGAAPASVDDYAELGASIGYAFSPNWSLQLDGQNLLDEEYLQYLGDKDHLAGRYRSGRRYMASLHVKF; translated from the coding sequence ATGAAAGACAGCACCAAACTGCTGTGCAGTGCGATTGCGTTGTCGTTGGCGGTGACCGCGCAAGCCCAGGACAGCGCTGGCCAGCAAGCCACCGAACTGGATGCCGTACAGGTGGTCGGCATCCGTGCCAGCCTGGAAAAATCCCTGGATACCAAACGCAACAACGCAGGCATTTCCGAAGCGATCACCGCCGAAGACATCGGCAAGTTTCCCAGCACCAACGTGGCCGAAGCGCTGTCGCAGATTCCCGGCGTCACCCTGGATCGCCGCTTCGGCCAGGGCGAGCGCGTCAGCATCGACGGCACCGACCCCAGCTTGAACCTGTCGTTCCTGGATGGCCACCCGGTGGCGCAGGCGATCTGGTTATACGGCGAGCAACCCAGCCGCGGATTCGATTACACCTTGCTGGCGCCGCAGATCCTGGGCCGCGCGGAGATCCTCAAATCCTCCGAAGCGCGGCTGACCGAAGGCAGCCTGGGTGGAACGGTGCTGATGCACACGCGCCAACCACTGGATCTGGAAGCCAACGAGATCGCCGGCTCCATCGGCTACAGCTATAGCGACCAGGCCAGCAAGGGCAAGCCCAATGCGGCGCTGCTATACAGCTGGAAAAACCCGGCAGAAACCTTGGGCATCGCCGTGTCCGCGCAGCATTACGAAGAACGCGTGGACCGCCGCGGCATGGAGGTGTTCGGCTACGCGCCCGCCAGCACGTTTGCCAACGCCGCAGGCACGGTTCCTGCCGATGCAGATGTGCCCAACTCGATCAACGCTGCCTGGTTCCAGCAGGACCGCGAGCGCGACAGCGCGGTGGTCAACCTGCAACTCAAGCCCAGCGACGCACTGGAATTCAACCTCAGCGGCTTGTACATCAACGAGAATTTCGACAACTACAACCAGTCGATGTACAGCTTTCTGACCTGGAATGCCGGCACGGTGGCTGCAGTGGACCAGCTCGGCGATGTGCGCAACGGCGTGGTGACCAGCGGCCACTCCGGCGCCAATGCCGACCCGCTTGGCGGCACGGTGATCTACGACAACAACGTGCGCGAATCGAAAGTCACCACCAAAGGCCTGGACCTGCGCGGCGCATTCGCCGGCGATGGCTGGGGATTGAAGGGACAGGTGGGCCAGAGCAAATCCGAAAACAAGGATCTGTCGCAATACTTCATCGAGCCGTTCTACAACGGCGGATTCCGTTGGGACACGCGCCGCGGCATCCAGTTCGACGACCCTGCAGCTGCGCGCAACCCGGCCAACTGGGGCTCGGCCGGCGGCTGGTTCGGCAACAACGGGATCTTCTCCACGCAAAGCAAGGACACATACGGGCAACTGGACCTGGACCTGCAGTTCGATGGCGTGTTCAACCAACTGCTGCTCGGCGTGCGCCATGGCAAGCATGAGGAACGTTTCGAACTCAACGTCTACGGCGGGGTAACCCCTGGCACATTGGCCGACGTCGGCACGATCGGCCTGACCGACCTGCAGGATTTCTATCCCGACCACGGCCGGCACGTGCAGGCCGGGCGCAACAATGTGCTGAACTGGATCCGCAACAGCCCGGTCGATTACAACGCACCGGATCCGGCCAGCTATCTCAACAACAGCTGGGCACTGCAGCAGACCAACAACGCCGCCTACGCACAGCTGAATTTCTCCGGCGGCGGCCTGCGCGGCAATCTGGGCGTGCGCTATGTGGACTCCAAGACCGAAGGTAGCGGCTTCGTCTACAGCGGCACACCGTCGTTGGCCAATGTCGATAGCCTGTGGCAGACGCGTACCCGCAAGGAGGACTTCCTGCTGCCGTCGCTGACCTTGTCCTATGACACCAGCCAGGACTGGGTGTTCCGCTTTGCCGCGGCCAAGGTGATCGCCTGGGCGCCTTACAACCAGATGGTCAACAATACGTTCCTCAACGACACCACACTGACCGGCAGCGGCGGCAACGCGGAGCTGTCGCCGTACGAATCGTGGAATTTCAATCTATCGGCCGAGTACTACTTCGCGCAGCAGTCCGTGGTGGCATGGTCGGTGTTCTACAAGAGGATCGACAACTACATCGACACGAGTGCCAGCGTGGAGCGTCAGTACAACGCGCTACGCGACACCGCACCGCAGAGCTGGGCGCAATTGCTCGGCAGCAATGGCTGCACCGCCGACGGCTACTGCGATTACAGCGTGCAACGCCCGCGCAACGCCGGCGACGGCAAGGTCAAGGGCTTCAACATCGCATTCCAGCAGCCCTTTGGCGACAGCGGCTTTGGCCTTACCGCCAACTACACCTACGCCAACGGTGAAAACAACACCGGCGATGCGCTGCCGTACCAGTCGCGCAACAGCGTGGCGTTCAGCCCGTACTTTGAGAAAGGCCCGCTCAATGCACGGCTGACCTACAACTGGCGCGACAGCTATCTTGCCGGCGGCTATGTGGCCGGTGCGGCGCCGGCCAGCGTGGACGACTACGCCGAACTTGGCGCCAGCATCGGCTATGCATTCAGCCCGAACTGGTCGCTGCAGCTCGATGGGCAGAACCTGCTGGATGAAGAGTATCTGCAATACCTCGGCGACAAGGACCATCTGGCTGGCCGCTACAGGAGCGGGCGGCGCTATATGGCGAGCCTGCACGTGAAGTTCTGA
- the hrpA gene encoding ATP-dependent RNA helicase HrpA, translating into MSAIDTDLAALLRERRHAVDGALSRDRGRLLGLWSRWQGKPGNPQLRDAFEQALTVSLAQRQARAAQQPAITLDTQLPIAREAERIIGLIRDHQVVVIAGETGSGKTTQLPKLCLAAGRGAAGMIGCTQPRRIAARAVAARVADELKTPLGTLVGFQVRFTDRVSEQSRIKFMTDGILLAEIASDRWLSAYDTIIVDEAHERSLNIDFLLGYLKQLLKKRSDLKLIVTSATIDTERFAQHFDNAPVINVEGRTFPVEVRYRPLEGESGGDEAQDTSRDGERSVNDAIVAAIDEITRIDPRGDVLMFLPGEREIRDAHHALERRKYRETEVVPLYARLSAADQDRVFNPGPRRRLVLATNVAETSLTVPRIRYVVDPGFARVKRYSPRQKLDRLHIEPISQASANQRMGRCGRIAEGICYRLYAEADFAARPAFTDPEIRRSSLSGVILRMLQLGLGRIEDFPFLEAPDERAVADGWQQLLELGAIDADRRLTTIGRQMARLPVDVKLARMLVAAQQHGCLREMIIIASFLGIQDPRERPPEAREAADNAHALFADARSEFVGILRLWDAYRQVHEDLTQSKLRDWCNRHFLGFLRMREWRELHRQLRLLCEELGWSEEPANVMLAPLLAGASAPAREDGHNANRPTRGQLHRAARLAREGKPDPAAPPVQSTAAVSNRQAEAAEVSARASERERAAAYQSLHRALLAGLPTQIGHRAEKGDFLAARQRRFVPFPGSALARKPPPWILAATLLDTQKVWGMTNAAIEPDWAIAELGHLLARKHFDPHWSRAQGQVVASEQISLFGLVLAPKKPVHFGKIDPAASHDLFVRQGLVTGEINTRAAFVVDNLKVLEQAREEEAKLRRAGIVADEDWQARWYLDRIPAELHSASGLDAWWKGLPPDKRRSLHWTLNDLLPGEGSEADRFPKYFPLGDARLPLQYRFEPGAIDDGVTLDVPLHLLNALDPARLSWLAPGFVADKASALIRSLPKAQRRNFVPAPDFGRAFYEAYSLPSADDIRGELARFLSKATGVHVSALDFDEQSLDTHLLMNLRLRDDDAKVLAESRDLDGLRARFGERAGQAFAARAGRALAAEGLRDFPSTPIPEQVAGEAGVPAYPALVDQGEDAALRIFADRNDAAQAHPRGVRRLLEIALADKIKHARKQLPVSPKTGLLYAAIESQERLRGDLVDAALNAVLADGLGAIRDPAAFAHRREDATKRLFGEAMERLKLAESILGAVAELKPLLEAPLMGWARGNLDDMEQQLRALVHAGFLRDTPAEALANYPRYLKAMILRTERAKRDPARDQSRMLELKPFVDALDDAAARGLQQGADWQALRWDLEELRVSVFAQELGARSGVSAKKLSQRVAALRG; encoded by the coding sequence ATGAGCGCTATCGACACCGACCTTGCCGCGCTGCTGCGTGAGCGCCGCCACGCCGTGGATGGCGCACTGAGCCGCGACCGGGGCCGCTTGCTTGGCCTATGGTCGCGCTGGCAGGGCAAGCCCGGCAACCCGCAACTGCGCGATGCGTTCGAGCAAGCGTTGACGGTGTCGCTGGCGCAGCGGCAGGCGCGTGCCGCGCAGCAGCCGGCGATCACGCTGGACACGCAGCTGCCGATCGCCCGCGAAGCCGAGCGCATCATCGGGCTGATCCGCGACCATCAGGTCGTCGTCATCGCCGGCGAAACCGGCTCCGGCAAGACCACCCAGCTGCCCAAGCTGTGTCTGGCGGCCGGGCGCGGTGCGGCCGGCATGATCGGCTGCACCCAGCCGCGCCGGATCGCCGCGCGCGCGGTGGCCGCGCGGGTGGCCGACGAGCTGAAGACGCCGTTGGGCACGCTGGTGGGCTTCCAGGTGCGCTTCACGGACCGGGTGAGCGAGCAGTCGCGCATCAAGTTCATGACCGACGGCATCCTGCTGGCCGAGATCGCCAGCGACCGCTGGTTGTCGGCCTACGACACCATCATCGTGGACGAGGCGCACGAGCGCAGCCTCAACATCGATTTCCTGCTCGGCTATCTCAAGCAGTTGCTGAAGAAGCGTTCGGATCTCAAGTTGATCGTGACCTCGGCGACCATCGATACCGAACGCTTCGCGCAGCATTTCGACAATGCGCCGGTGATCAATGTGGAGGGGCGGACCTTTCCGGTCGAAGTGCGCTATCGGCCGCTCGAAGGAGAAAGCGGCGGCGACGAAGCGCAGGACACCAGCCGCGATGGCGAGCGCAGCGTCAACGATGCGATCGTGGCGGCGATCGACGAGATCACCCGCATCGATCCGCGCGGCGACGTGCTGATGTTCCTGCCGGGCGAACGCGAGATCCGCGATGCGCATCATGCGCTGGAACGACGCAAATACCGCGAGACCGAAGTGGTGCCGCTGTATGCGCGGCTGTCGGCGGCCGATCAGGACCGCGTGTTCAACCCCGGCCCGCGCCGGCGTCTGGTGCTCGCGACCAATGTGGCCGAAACCTCGTTGACGGTGCCGCGCATCCGCTATGTGGTGGACCCGGGCTTTGCGCGCGTCAAGCGTTACAGCCCGCGGCAGAAGCTGGACCGCCTGCATATCGAGCCGATCTCGCAGGCCAGTGCAAACCAGCGCATGGGCCGTTGCGGGCGGATCGCCGAAGGAATTTGTTACCGGCTGTATGCCGAGGCGGACTTTGCCGCGCGCCCGGCGTTTACCGACCCGGAAATCCGGCGCTCGTCGTTGTCGGGTGTGATCCTGCGCATGCTGCAACTGGGGCTGGGGCGGATCGAGGACTTCCCGTTCCTGGAAGCGCCGGACGAACGCGCAGTCGCCGACGGCTGGCAGCAGCTGCTGGAGCTGGGCGCGATCGATGCCGATCGGCGCCTCACCACCATCGGTCGCCAGATGGCGCGCCTGCCGGTGGACGTCAAGCTGGCGCGCATGCTGGTGGCCGCACAGCAGCATGGCTGCCTGCGCGAGATGATCATCATCGCCTCGTTCCTCGGCATCCAGGACCCGCGCGAACGCCCGCCCGAAGCGCGCGAGGCGGCCGACAATGCGCATGCGCTGTTTGCCGATGCGCGCTCGGAATTCGTCGGCATCCTGCGCCTGTGGGACGCCTACCGGCAGGTGCACGAAGACCTCACCCAGTCCAAGTTGCGCGATTGGTGCAACCGGCATTTTCTGGGCTTTTTGCGCATGCGCGAGTGGCGCGAACTGCATCGGCAATTGCGGCTGTTGTGCGAAGAGCTCGGCTGGAGCGAGGAGCCGGCCAACGTGATGCTGGCGCCGCTGCTGGCGGGCGCCAGCGCGCCTGCGCGCGAGGATGGTCACAATGCCAACCGGCCGACGCGCGGGCAGCTGCACCGTGCCGCGCGTCTTGCGCGCGAAGGCAAGCCCGATCCGGCTGCGCCACCAGTGCAATCCACCGCTGCGGTGTCCAACAGACAGGCCGAGGCCGCGGAAGTGTCGGCGCGAGCGAGCGAGCGCGAACGCGCTGCGGCATATCAATCGCTGCATCGCGCGCTGCTGGCCGGCTTGCCCACGCAGATCGGCCATCGCGCCGAAAAAGGCGACTTTCTCGCCGCGCGGCAACGCCGGTTCGTGCCGTTCCCCGGCTCGGCATTGGCACGCAAGCCGCCGCCGTGGATTCTGGCCGCCACGCTGCTGGACACGCAGAAGGTCTGGGGCATGACCAACGCGGCAATCGAGCCGGACTGGGCCATCGCCGAGCTGGGGCATCTGCTGGCACGCAAGCATTTCGATCCGCACTGGTCGCGTGCGCAGGGGCAGGTGGTGGCATCGGAGCAGATCAGCCTGTTTGGGCTGGTGCTGGCGCCGAAGAAACCGGTGCATTTCGGCAAGATCGACCCGGCTGCCTCGCACGATCTGTTCGTGCGGCAAGGCCTGGTGACCGGCGAAATCAACACGCGCGCCGCATTCGTGGTCGATAACCTCAAGGTGCTGGAACAGGCGCGCGAGGAAGAGGCCAAGCTGCGTCGCGCCGGCATCGTCGCCGACGAAGACTGGCAGGCGCGCTGGTACCTGGACCGCATTCCGGCCGAGCTGCATTCGGCCAGCGGGCTGGATGCGTGGTGGAAGGGCCTGCCGCCGGACAAACGCCGCAGCCTGCACTGGACCCTGAACGATCTGCTGCCCGGCGAGGGCAGCGAGGCCGATCGCTTCCCGAAGTATTTCCCGCTGGGCGATGCGCGGCTGCCGCTGCAGTACCGTTTCGAGCCGGGTGCGATCGATGACGGCGTCACCCTGGACGTGCCGCTGCATCTGCTCAATGCGCTGGACCCAGCGCGCCTGTCATGGCTGGCGCCTGGCTTTGTCGCCGACAAGGCATCGGCCCTGATCCGCAGCCTGCCCAAGGCGCAGCGGCGCAATTTCGTGCCGGCACCAGATTTCGGGCGTGCGTTCTACGAGGCCTACAGTCTGCCGTCGGCCGACGATATCCGCGGCGAGCTGGCGCGTTTTCTATCCAAGGCCACCGGCGTGCACGTATCGGCGCTGGATTTCGACGAACAATCGCTGGATACGCATCTGCTGATGAACCTGCGTCTGCGCGACGACGACGCCAAGGTGCTGGCCGAATCGCGCGACCTGGACGGCCTGCGTGCACGCTTTGGCGAACGCGCCGGACAGGCATTTGCCGCGCGTGCCGGGCGTGCCCTGGCTGCAGAAGGGTTGCGCGATTTTCCGAGCACCCCGATTCCCGAACAAGTTGCGGGCGAGGCCGGTGTGCCGGCGTACCCGGCCTTGGTGGATCAGGGCGAGGATGCTGCCTTGCGCATCTTTGCCGACCGCAACGACGCTGCGCAGGCGCATCCACGCGGTGTGCGTCGCCTGTTGGAAATCGCGTTGGCCGACAAGATCAAACACGCGCGCAAACAGTTGCCGGTCTCGCCCAAAACCGGCCTGTTGTATGCGGCGATCGAGTCGCAGGAGCGCCTGCGTGGCGATCTGGTCGATGCTGCGCTCAATGCTGTGCTCGCCGACGGGCTGGGCGCGATCCGCGACCCGGCTGCGTTTGCACACCGTCGCGAGGATGCGACCAAGCGCCTGTTCGGCGAAGCGATGGAGCGGCTGAAACTTGCCGAAAGCATCCTGGGGGCGGTTGCCGAGCTCAAGCCGCTGCTGGAAGCGCCATTGATGGGCTGGGCGCGCGGCAATCTGGACGATATGGAGCAGCAGTTGCGTGCATTGGTGCATGCCGGCTTCCTGCGCGACACCCCGGCCGAAGCGCTGGCCAACTACCCGCGCTATCTCAAGGCGATGATCCTGCGGACCGAGCGTGCCAAACGCGATCCGGCGCGCGATCAGTCACGCATGCTCGAGCTCAAGCCGTTTGTGGATGCGCTGGACGATGCTGCCGCGCGTGGATTGCAGCAAGGTGCCGACTGGCAGGCGCTGCGCTGGGATCTGGAAGAGTTGCGGGTGTCGGTGTTCGCGCAGGAGCTCGGCGCCAGGTCCGGCGTGTCGGCAAAGAAATTGTCGCAGCGCGTGGCGGCGTTGCGCGGCTGA
- a CDS encoding Dps family protein, translating into MSKKKNANKPVVINDALPVAAASAPHIDIGIKDADRKQISDGLARYMADAFTLYLKTHNFHWNVTGSMFNSLHTMFETQYTEQWAALDEVAERIRALGYNAPGSYREFVALTSIPEEPGLSDSADWREMVRQLVSGNEAVCRTARKVLGTADDAGDDPTVDLLTQRLQTHEKYAWMLRSLLQ; encoded by the coding sequence ATGTCCAAGAAAAAGAACGCCAACAAGCCCGTCGTCATCAACGATGCCCTGCCGGTCGCTGCTGCGTCGGCGCCGCATATCGATATCGGGATCAAGGACGCCGATCGCAAGCAGATCTCCGACGGTCTGGCCCGCTACATGGCTGACGCCTTCACCTTGTACCTGAAGACCCACAACTTCCATTGGAACGTCACCGGGTCGATGTTCAACTCGCTGCACACCATGTTCGAAACCCAGTACACCGAGCAGTGGGCTGCACTGGACGAGGTGGCCGAGCGCATCCGCGCCCTGGGCTATAACGCACCGGGCTCGTACCGCGAGTTCGTCGCGCTGACCTCGATTCCGGAAGAGCCGGGCCTGAGCGACAGCGCCGACTGGCGTGAAATGGTGCGTCAGTTGGTCAGCGGCAACGAGGCCGTGTGCCGCACTGCCCGCAAGGTGCTCGGCACCGCCGACGACGCCGGCGACGACCCGACCGTGGACCTGCTGACCCAGCGCCTGCAGACCCACGAGAAGTACGCCTGGATGCTGCGCTCGCTGCTGCAGTAA